From one Paenibacillus terrae HPL-003 genomic stretch:
- a CDS encoding Mini-ribonuclease 3 — protein MSDKPLNTGASEGAGNWFPYPASKPARLMPPIALAYIGDAVYEVAVRQYLLAQPNLRPNHLHRRATGLVSAKAQSRMLVLLETVLTEEERDIVRQGRNAKSGSLPKNADVLEYRHATALEGLFGFLYCDGRLDRMRELITYGIAQMENTEKS, from the coding sequence ATGAGTGATAAGCCATTGAACACGGGGGCTTCGGAAGGTGCGGGAAACTGGTTCCCGTATCCTGCGTCCAAACCGGCTCGACTGATGCCTCCCATTGCGTTAGCCTACATTGGCGATGCCGTGTATGAGGTCGCGGTGCGGCAATATTTGCTGGCGCAGCCCAACCTGCGCCCCAATCATTTGCATCGCCGAGCGACAGGGCTGGTCTCTGCCAAGGCGCAGAGCCGTATGCTCGTGCTGCTGGAGACGGTGCTGACGGAGGAAGAACGTGATATTGTCAGACAAGGCAGAAATGCCAAGTCAGGAAGCCTGCCCAAGAATGCCGATGTGCTTGAGTATCGTCATGCTACTGCGCTGGAGGGACTGTTCGGCTTTCTTTATTGTGACGGACGTTTGGACAGGATGAGAGAATTGATTACGTACGGTATTGCACAAATGGAAAATACAGAAAAATCTTAA
- the cysS gene encoding cysteine--tRNA ligase, with protein sequence MPLQIYNTMTRSREPFVPLEPGKVKMYVCGPTVYDYIHIGNARPVIVFDVVRSYLEYLGYDVNYVVNFTDVDDKLIRKARELDMDVSAVAEKFIAAYHEDLTGLNVPAASMNPRVTESMDLIIEFIKELVDKGYAYENDGDVFYRTKKFKCYGQLSGQNLEELQFGIRINVDERKENAEDFVLWKAAKPGEIYWSSPWGDGRPGWHIECSAMARHYLGDTLDIHGGGQDLQFPHHECECAQSEVITGKPLARYWMHNGYIRIDNEKMSKSLGNGILVKDLRARHKPEALRYFMLSTHYRNPLNYNHETMSQAENSVERIANAVANVQHRLASALKGNEEVSVELQTKLDGILQQFVEKMDDDFNTPDAITAVFEWVSEANHLLQRDVVNQAELKAVLHTFHSMNKVLRIYSEPKEELLDDEIEQLIAERVEARKTKNWGRADEIRDLLAVKGIVLEDTAQGMRWRRK encoded by the coding sequence ATGCCGCTTCAAATTTATAATACAATGACGAGGAGCCGAGAGCCTTTTGTTCCACTAGAGCCTGGAAAGGTTAAAATGTATGTATGCGGACCTACCGTGTATGATTACATTCATATTGGTAATGCACGACCTGTAATTGTGTTTGACGTGGTGCGCAGCTACCTGGAGTATTTGGGTTATGATGTGAACTATGTGGTGAATTTTACGGATGTCGATGATAAGCTGATCCGCAAAGCTCGGGAACTAGATATGGATGTTTCGGCAGTTGCCGAGAAATTTATTGCAGCCTACCATGAGGATCTGACAGGATTGAATGTTCCTGCCGCCAGCATGAATCCGCGTGTAACCGAGAGTATGGATCTGATTATTGAATTCATTAAGGAACTGGTAGATAAAGGATATGCCTATGAGAATGATGGCGACGTGTTTTATAGGACGAAAAAATTCAAATGCTACGGTCAGCTGTCGGGTCAGAATCTGGAGGAGCTTCAGTTCGGGATTCGCATTAATGTAGATGAACGAAAGGAAAATGCCGAGGATTTTGTACTCTGGAAGGCTGCCAAGCCAGGAGAAATTTATTGGTCAAGTCCTTGGGGCGACGGTCGCCCAGGCTGGCATATCGAATGCTCTGCCATGGCCCGCCACTATTTGGGGGATACGCTGGATATTCACGGGGGCGGACAGGATTTGCAATTCCCACATCATGAATGCGAATGCGCACAATCCGAGGTGATTACGGGTAAGCCATTGGCCCGTTACTGGATGCATAACGGATATATTCGCATTGATAATGAAAAAATGTCGAAATCACTCGGTAATGGTATTTTGGTTAAAGATCTACGTGCTCGTCACAAGCCCGAGGCTTTACGTTATTTTATGCTGTCGACGCATTATCGGAATCCGTTGAACTACAATCATGAGACGATGAGTCAGGCGGAGAACAGTGTCGAACGGATTGCCAATGCAGTGGCCAACGTGCAGCATCGTTTAGCTAGTGCGTTGAAAGGTAATGAAGAAGTATCGGTCGAGCTGCAAACGAAGCTTGACGGAATTTTGCAGCAGTTTGTCGAAAAAATGGATGATGATTTCAATACACCTGATGCGATTACTGCGGTATTCGAATGGGTCAGCGAAGCCAACCATTTGTTGCAGCGTGATGTTGTCAATCAGGCGGAATTAAAGGCCGTGTTGCATACCTTCCATTCGATGAATAAAGTACTTCGCATATATTCGGAACCTAAAGAAGAGCTGCTGGATGATGAAATTGAGCAATTAATCGCAGAGCGTGTCGAAGCTCGTAAAACTAAGAACTGGGGCAGAGCCGATGAAATTCGCGATCTGCTCGCTGTCAAAGGAATCGTGCTTGAGGATACAGCGCAGGGTATGCGGTGGCGGCGAAAATGA
- the cysE gene encoding serine O-acetyltransferase, whose product MFRHIKSDIQTVLDNDPAARSKLEVIFTYSGVHALWAHRIAHWFYLRKWCTLARFISQVSRFMTGIEIHPGARIGDRLFIDHGMGVVIGETCEIGDDVVLYQGVTLGGTGKEKGKRHPTIGNNVVIGSGAKILGSFTIGAQSNIGSNSVVLKEVPPNSTVVGIPGRVVRQDGRRPDRLSHQLPDPVVDSIRELQLEIERLRVELSDLRDERSAQKHQVAQENKLQG is encoded by the coding sequence ATGTTCAGACATATCAAATCCGACATTCAAACTGTTTTGGATAATGATCCGGCCGCCCGGAGTAAGCTGGAGGTTATTTTTACGTATTCCGGCGTTCATGCCCTTTGGGCACACCGAATCGCACATTGGTTTTATTTGCGAAAGTGGTGTACTCTAGCCCGTTTTATATCTCAGGTATCGAGGTTTATGACAGGAATTGAAATCCATCCCGGCGCTCGTATCGGAGATCGGCTGTTCATTGACCATGGCATGGGAGTGGTCATCGGCGAAACCTGTGAGATCGGCGACGATGTTGTGTTATACCAGGGGGTCACTCTTGGAGGGACGGGGAAAGAGAAGGGGAAGCGCCATCCCACCATTGGGAATAATGTTGTTATAGGCTCCGGCGCAAAGATATTGGGCTCTTTTACAATTGGGGCGCAGTCCAACATTGGCTCCAACTCGGTTGTACTTAAAGAGGTTCCGCCAAACAGTACAGTGGTGGGGATCCCGGGGCGAGTGGTCAGACAAGATGGCAGACGTCCAGACCGACTTAGTCACCAGCTGCCTGATCCGGTTGTGGATTCTATCCGGGAGCTTCAATTGGAAATAGAACGATTACGTGTAGAATTGTCTGATTTGAGGGATGAGCGATCTGCTCAGAAACATCAGGTGGCTCAAGAGAATAAATTACAAGGATGA